A single Primulina huaijiensis isolate GDHJ02 unplaced genomic scaffold, ASM1229523v2 scaffold43349, whole genome shotgun sequence DNA region contains:
- the LOC140970096 gene encoding uncharacterized protein: MNRPKSESISLFSNSKITMISVLAQERLLGAALGSLLTGVVVFEQRKSIYQTISKTQPQPRQPIFGRKSRLEFAHMWNKSVDKTLGAIIESLSTQGW, from the exons atgaaccgtccaaaatccgaatcaatctctCTGTTCTCAAATTCGAAAATCACCATGATTAGCGTTCTTGCTCAG GAGCGTTTATTAGGCGCGGCGCTGGGGAGCTTGTTAACGGGAGTGGTGGTCTTCGAGCAGCGTAAAAGCATTTATCAAACAATATCCAAGACCCAACCTCAG CCAAGACAGCCTATTTTCGGAAGAAAATCCCGGCTCGAGTTTGCACATATGTGGAACAAATCTGTTGATAAGACTTTGGGCGCAATCATTGAGTCTTTGAGCACACAAGGATGGTAG